In the genome of Verrucomicrobiota bacterium, the window CCATCCCAAAGTGTCATTTTTTGCTGAGCGATTCCAGAATCGCTGTCAGATGACCGGCGCCCTTGTCTTCCAAGAACTTTCCCAGGATGGAGCCAAACTGGGGAATGACTCCGGGGTCGATCTGAAGCTGTTTGAAGAGTCCGGCCAGCATGGCCAGATTCCCGAGACCTTTTCCCCCTCCCAACCCGCCCAGGAGACCACCCAGTTTCCCCATGGCCCCGCCATCGCTGGGAGCCTTCTTCAAAAAACCGGCCACCGCGTCTCCGCCCAAAAGATCCTGCAACTTCCCAAAATCCTGTTGCGAGGCTTTCGTCTTGATGAGGTTCAAAATGGCTCCCAGGCCCCCTTCGGCCTGCTCTTGGCCGAGGCCTGTTTCCTTCATGAGTTGACCGATCAATTCGTGCATCCAAGAGCCTGTCTTCGTGCGAAGCCAGCGTCAATCAAGAAAGGCGCCTGCTACCAGAAGAATCGCCAAGCAGCCAAAGATTCCCATTGGTGCTGGCGGGCAGGTGGGCCAAGCTGGACTCTTCTCTAGAAGGAGACCGACCCGCTCCTTACC includes:
- a CDS encoding DUF2780 domain-containing protein, with protein sequence MHELIGQLMKETGLGQEQAEGGLGAILNLIKTKASQQDFGKLQDLLGGDAVAGFLKKAPSDGGAMGKLGGLLGGLGGGKGLGNLAMLAGLFKQLQIDPGVIPQFGSILGKFLEDKGAGHLTAILESLSKK